One window from the genome of Corvus moneduloides isolate bCorMon1 chromosome 9, bCorMon1.pri, whole genome shotgun sequence encodes:
- the PTGS2 gene encoding prostaglandin G/H synthase 2: MPLLPLALLAALLAAGRAANPCCSNPCQNRGVCMTAGPDRYECDCTRTGYYGQNCTTPEFFTWLRLVLKPSPNTVHYILTHFQGAWNIINNIPFLRDTIMRYVLTSRSHLIDSPPTYNSDYSYKSWEAYSNLSYYTRSLPPVGLDCPTPMGVKGKKELPDSSLIVEKFLLRRKFIPDPQGTNVMFTFFAQHFTHQFFKTDHKRGPAFTRALGHGVDLNHIYGETLERQLKLRLRKDGKLKYQMIDGEMYPPTVRDTQAEMLYPPHVPEHLQFSVGQEVFGLVPGLMMYATIWLREHNRVCDVLKRQHPDWDDEQLFQTTRLILIGETIKIVIEDYVQHLSGYHFKLKFDPELLFNQRFQYQNRIAAEFNTLYHWHPLLPDTFRIHDQEYTFQQFLYNNSIMLEHGLSHMVKSFSKQSAGRVAGGKNVPAAVQKVAKASIDQSRQMRYQSLNEYRKRFMLKPFRSFEELTGEKEMAAELEELYGDIDAMELYPGLLVEKPRPGAIFGETMVEIGAPFSLKGLMGNAICSPEYWKPSTFGGKVGFDIVNTASLQKLICNNVKGCPFTAFHILPPEPTEATINVSTSKTAMEDINPTLLLKERSAEL; this comes from the exons aTGCCGCTGctgcccctggccctgctggccgcGCTCCTGGCCGCCGGCCGCGCCG CCAACCCCTGCTGCTCGAACCCCTGCCAGAACAGAGGCGTCTGCATGACCGCGGGGCCCGATCGCTACGAGTGCGACTGCACCAGGACAGGCTACTACGGGCAGAACTGCACCACTC CGGAATTCTTCACGTGGCTGAGGCTAGTGCTGAAACCATCACCAAACACTGTCCACTACATCCTCACCCACTTCCAAGGAGCCTGGAATATCATCAACAACATTCCCTTCTTACGGGACACTATTATGAGATATGTACTAACAT CAAGATCACACTTGATTGACAGCCCACCAACTTACAATAGTGACTACAGTTACAAAAGCTGGGAAGCTTATTCCAATCTTTCCTACTACACAAGAAGCCTTCCACCAGTAGGACTTGACTGCCCAACACCGATGGGTGTTAAAG GTAAGAAAGAGCTCCCAGATTCAAGTCTGATCGTGGAGAAGTTTTTGCTGAGGAGGAAGTTTATTCCTGACCCACAAGGCACAAACGTGATGTTCACGTTCTTCGCCCAGCACTTCACGCACCAGTTCTTCAAAACGGACCACAAGAGGGGCCCTGCCTTCACCAGAGCGCTCGGCCACGGG gTTGACTTGAACCACATTTATGGAGAGACTCTGGAGAGACAACTTAAACTGAGACTTCGAAAGGATGGAAAGCTAAAATACCAG ATGATCGATGGAGAAATGTACCCGCCGACGGTGAGGGACACGCAGGCAGAGATGCTGTACCCACCCCACGTGCCCGAGCACCTGCAGTTCTCCGTGGGGCAGGAGGTGTTCGGGCTGGTGCCGGGGCTGATGATGTACGCCACGATCTGGCTGCGCGAGCACAACCGCGTCTGCGACGTGCTCAAGCGCCAGCACCCCGACTGGGACGACGAGCAGCTCTTCCAGACCACCCGGCTCATTCTGATAG GAGAGACAATCAAGATTGTTATAGAGGACTACGTGCAGCACCTGAGTGGGTACCACTTCAAGCTGAAGTTTGACCCCGAGCTGCTGTTCAACCAGAGGTTCCAGTACCAGAACCGCATCGCAGCCGAGTTCAACACCCTGTACCACTGGCACCCGCTGCTGCCTGACACCTTCCGCATCCACGACCAGGAGTACACCTTCCAGCAGTTCCTCTACAACAACTCCATCATGCTGGAGCACGGCCTCTCCCATATGGTCAAATCTTTCTCCAAGCAAAGTGCTGGCAGG GTTGCTGGTGGGAAGAACGTTCCTGCTGCAGTACAGAAAGTGGCAAAGGCCTCCATTGACCAAAGCAGGCAGATGAGGTACCAGTCCTTGAACGAGTACAGGAAACGCTTCATGCTGAAACCGTTCCGATCCTTCGAAGAGCTTACAG gagaaaaagagatggCAgcggagctggaggagctgtaCGGGGACATCGATGCCATGGAGCTGTACCCAGGCCTGCTGGTGGAGAAGCCCCGGCCTGGGGCCATCTTTGGCGAGACCATGGTGGAGATCGGGGCGCCGTTCTCCCTGAAGGGGCTGATGGGCAACGCCATCTGCTCCCCTGAGTACTGGAAGCCCAGCACCTTCGGGGGCAAGGTGGGCTTCGACATCGTCAACACGGCCTCCCTGCAGAAGCTCATCTGCAACAACGTGAAGGGCTGTCCCTTCACTGCCTTCCACATCCTGCCTCCTGAGCCCACCGAGGCCACGATTAACGTTAGTACCTCAAAAACTGCCATGGAAGATATCAACCCCACGCTCCTGCTGAAAGAGCGCTCTGCAGAGCTGTAG